A window of Eucalyptus grandis isolate ANBG69807.140 chromosome 4, ASM1654582v1, whole genome shotgun sequence genomic DNA:
AAATTCAAAAGAGCTCCTTCATCCACCAACGTTCGACATTGTccccccttctcttttcttggtCGTTGTTAAAACGACCCCATTTCTCTCTCCGCTCGCTGCAGAGCTTCgctttcttgtttcttcttcttcttcttcttcttccacgcGATGTTGTTCAGCTCGAGCCAGGGGTAGCGCTCGGTCCGGGTCGTTAGCCCTCCGAGTTTTCAGCTGCTGCTGCTTTCACTTCAGCGGGTGTTGCTCTGAGCTGAGGGTAAGCTTTTCGCGAGCTCGTTTCTCCTTTTCCATTTGGGTGTGGGCCGAGGTTCTCGTGCTTACTGCTTGGTGGGTGTGCGTCTCGTCGTTGACGGCGTGCCCCTCCGTAGTTCTTACTGTTTTTAGCAATACTCTTGTTGATGGTGATCTCGAGTGAAAAACGACCGCTTTGTTGGTCGTTTTCGACGCGATATCTCGACGAGCTGTGGAAGAATATCTTCCCTTCTCGTAATTCAGCGAGATgatgagaaaaaagagaagcttTATTAGGAATGGTTTGAATTCGAAGCCACGACACGATGCGATGTTGTCACTCTGTACTGATTAGTGCTGATGCTTGTAATATTGTCGCAACTCGGGGCGCCGCTCCGTAGTTCTTACTGTTTTAGCATACTCTTGTTGATTGGGATCTCGAGTGAAAAGCGACTGCTTTGTTGGTCGTTGTTCGACGCGATATCGCGTCGAGCTGTGGAAGAATGCTTCCCTTCCTGTAATTCAGCGAGATgatgagaaaaaagagaagctcGGAATGGTTCAATTCAAGACGAGCATGTTGTCATTGAACTGAAAAAATTGTCAAACTCGGGAAAACTCGAGAAAAGCTGACTGTTTCGTTTGTCTGTCGTTCGACGTGGTATCATGACGAGCTGTGGAAGAATATCTTAGGAATTTAGTAGTTCGAATTGGAAGCCACACAACTCGATGCAAAATTGTCACTTTGAACTGATTAGTGCTGAGGTTTGTAGTTTATTTCTGGTAATTCAATGATGTTGTTCTCTGCATAAGATGCTCTGCTCGCAAGAGGTCACTTTCTAAATCATTATAAGACTCTGTTCAGGAGTGCCAGGGGCTCTTTTAACATTTCCTGGTGCAATTCCAGGCTCTTGTAGTGGGACCAAGATGGATACCGGAGTTCACATGAGAAGAATGAGCACGCCCGGGATCCGACAAGTGAATAACTCCAGGGACGATACTGACAGCGTGGTCAGCAGCGCCGAGTTCGCTAGCTACACGGTCCACATACCCCCCACGCCGGAGTACCAACCGATGTACATGTCGATTGAGACTTCGAATGCCGAGAAAGTCGAGGACCTGTACGCGTCGAACTCGCTCTTCACAGGAGGGTACAACCGCGCCACCCGCTCCTTTCTGAAGGAGAAGATGACCGACTCTGTGTCGAACCACCCTCAGATGGCAGGCATGAATGGGTCGATGTGCGAAATTCCCGGGTGTGATGCGAAGATCATGAGGGACGAGCGAGGAGAAGACATCGTCCCCTGCGACTGTGACTTCAAGATATGCAGGGACTGTTTCAGGGACGCGGTGAGAGGGGGAGATGTGATTTGCTTGGGGTGCAAGGAGCCTTACAAGGGGCTGGACATGGCCGAGCCTGAGATGAATGATGGGCGGCGGGTATCTTCTGGCGGGATGTCGAAGAGGGAGCGGAGGATGTCCATGATCAAATCGAGGATGTCACTGAAGAGGTCGGAAATGGACGACTTCGACCATAGGAACTGGCTCTTCGAAACCAAGGGGAGCTACGGATATGGGAACGCGATGTGGCCTAAAGAGGACGTCGATGGAGATGACGATGGATTCGGTAACCCTCAAGTGCTCCATGACAAAAAGTGGAGGCCCCTTACTCGCAAGGTCAATGTCTCCCCAAAAATCCTTAGTCCCTACAGGTACATTCTCTTGTGCCTCTGTTCTGCTCAAGTTTGCTTCTTTAGCTGAAATTTTTCAATGGGTGATGTTCCAAAATATATGGTCATGTTAACAGAGGGAAATGAAAGCATTTGTGATCTGACACTTTGTCAAAGTACGTTGTAGCAGTTACTGTAATTGGTGAATAGTTTGCATAATGACCTTATTTGTATTTAGTACTATCGCCGTTATCTTTCTGTAAAAAGGTTATCTTTCTGGTAATGTGATTCTTAGTCCAGCATGTTGCTGCTTCTGAAGTTGTTAGTTGCCTAAATTTGGATTAGTAGTACATTTCTGATTGAATTTTACCATGGTTGACATGCCATATCGCTCAAATGGGAtcatattttcttcaaagtttAGAAGACCTTAAGCTATGCTTTAAGGCCTTCTTTTTGCTGCCGAGTTGGCAAGCATTCTCATCGGCCTATCGTGAAATTTCTTCCTTCAGGCTCTTGATTTTCCTCCGAATTATTGCTCTGGCACTACTTTTGATGTGGCGGATTAAGCATCCTAATGAAGATGCAATGTGGTTGTGGGCGATGTCTGTGGTTTGCGAGATATGGTTTGGATTCTCATGGCTACTCGACCAACTTCCGAAACTCTGTCCTATTAATCGCACTACTGACCTTGGTGCTCTGAAGATGAAGTTTGAAACTCATTCTCCTACCAACCCTACTGGAAAATGTGACCTCCCGGGTATCGATATCTTCGTGTCCACCGCTGATCCGGAGAAGGAACCACCTCTTGTCACTGCAAACACCATTCTGTCTATATTGGCAGCTGACTATCCTGTTGAGAAGCTCGCATGTTATGTGTCCGATGATGGAGGCGCACTCTTAACCTTCGAGGCAATGGCAGAAGCTGCAAGCTTTGCCAATCTGTGGGTCCCATTTTGCCGTAAGCATCGAATTGAACCCAGGAATCCAGAATCTTACTTCAGTCTAAAGAGAGATCCCTACAAAGACAAGGTCCGACAGGATTTTGTTAGGGATCGTAGGCGGGTTAAGCGTGAGTATGATGAATTTAAGGTTCGGATCAATGGCCTTTCCAATTCGATACGACGACGTTCTGATGCTTACAATGCTTGCGAGGAGATAAAAGCTGCGAAGCTGCAGAACAAAAATGAATCCGGTGAAGGAGTGGAGAGTTTGAAGATTCCTAAAGCTACTTGGATGGCTGATGGAACTCACTGGCCAGGCACCTGGACTGGTCCTGCAGCTGAACACTCACGGGGTGATCATGCAAGCGTCATACAGGTATGACTTGGCTAATAAAAGGTTCCGCGTGCTTCAGATTGATTTGTTCACAATCTTAACCGTATGAATTGCAGGTAATGCTGAAACCTCCAAGTGACGAACCATTGAGAGGTACAGAATCAACATCACCTATTGATCTAGCTGAAGTTGACATTCGTCTTCCCATGCTGGTCTATATATCTCGTGAAAAGCGTCCTGGTTATGATCACAACAAGAAAGCCGGGGCTATGAATGCACTTGTTCGAGCCTCAGCCATTATGTCTAATGGCCCCTTCATTCTAAACCTAGACTGCGACCATTACATATACAATTCCCAAGCAATGAGAGAAGGCATGTGTTTCATGATGGACCGAGGCGGAGATCGCATCTGTTATGTTCAGTTCCCACAGAGGTTTGAAGGAATAGACCCATCTGATCGATATGCCAATCACAACACCGTCTTTTTTGATGTCAACATGCGTGCTCTTGATGGTTTACAAGGTCCGGTTTATGTTGGAACTGGATGCCTCTTTCGTCGGACTGCTTTATATGGCTTTGACCCACCTCGAGTCAAAGAACATGGGGGCTGTTTTAGCCAGATCTTCAAGCGACATCGATCAGCTGCCACTGTTGCTTCTACCCCTGAAGTTTCCCTTGTCGAAAATCGCTTTCTTGGTATGGGAGATTCTAGCCAGGAAGAAGTGAATCTTCTCCCTAATAAGTTTGGAAATTCAGTCCTCTTTGTCGAATCTATTCACATAGCTGAATTTCAAGGTCGGCCGCTCGCTGATGACCCATCTGTCAAAAATGGGCGGCCACCCGGTGCTCTTACTATTCCTCGGCAGCTTCTCGATGCACCGACTGTTGCTGAGGCAATAAGTGTCATCTCATGCTGGTATGAAGATAAAACTGAATGGGGCCAACGAATTGGCTGGATATACGGGTCTGTCACAGAAGATGTGGTCACAGGATATAGAATGCACAACCGAGGATGGAGATCTATTTATTGTGTCACCAAGAGGGATGCTTTCCGTGGGACTGCGCCTATTAATCTCACTGATCGGCTCCACCAGGTTCTTCGATGGGCCACTGGTTCTGTGGAAATATTCTTTTCCCGTAATAATGCACTTCTAGCCAGCAGAAGGATGAAGTTTTTGCAAAGGATTGCTTATATGAACGTTGGACTCTACCCTTTCACTTCCATTTTCCTAGTTGTCTATTGCTTTCTTCCAGCATTATCCCTCTTCTCTGGTCAGTTCATAGTTCAGTCCCTTGATGTTACTTTTCTGACATATCTCCTGGCAATCACTGTTACCCTTTGCATCCTGGCAATGCTCGAGATTAAATGGTCTGGGATCGAATTGGAAGAATGGTGGAGAAACGAGCAATTCTGGTTGATCGGAGGGACGAGTGCTCATCTTGCTGCCGTGATACAAGGATTGCTGAAGGTGATTGCTGGGATCGAGATCTCCTTCACCCTGACATCAAAATCAGCCGGTGATGAGAACGACGACGAGTTCGCGGAGCTCTACTTATTCAAATGGACATCACTGATGATACTTCCGATCACAATCATGCTGACCAACTTGATCGCGATCGCAGTGGCAGTCTGTCGGACGATATACAGCATCATACCTCAGTGGAGCCGACTGATGGGAGGTGTGTTCTTCAGCTTCTGGGTCCTCGTTCATCTCTATCCTTTCGCCAAAGGGCTCAtggggaagagagggaggacgCCAACGATCGTGTACGTTTGGTCAGGCCTCATAGCCATCACCATTTCTCTCCTTTGGGTGTCTATCAAACCTCCAGCAGGTAACAATCAAATTGGAGGACCCTTTCAGCTGTGGTAGTAGTTCAAGTCATCTTGGATTACTTTTGATGTCCCTACGTTGACGATGGTACATGCTCGTTACTTGGTGTAGTTATTCTTGTTTTGAGTTCGAACCTTAAGTCTATCTTTTGGAAAGGTTTCCAGCATTTATGTCAGCAGCCATTTCCATTTCACGCTTTCATGTTGCAATATAGAGCAAAAAACACTGAACCAAAATAGCCAATGGGATCTATTGCGTCTCTCCCTGCAGACACCATGAATAGCCGAATCCTTAGGATCGAAAATTAcaaggaaaatataaattggATCTTATGGGTCTCACGTAAGAAACTCAGGGGTATGTGATTGGATTGCAACTTACAAGAACATGTAACCTTACAAAGAAGGTGCAAAATGCATGAATGTTTGGTAAGGATCCCAATTAATTTAGCTGGAGAACAGCCATATTGGGACTAACATCGCTCAATTAGAATATATTCCCTCCAACTAGAGGCAAATCGAAATCTATCTTTGGAGATTATTTAATCGAGGCAACCGTACACATATCCAcacaaagaatgaaaagaatatATTCACGGACCAAACTATATCATCCCCTCAATTATTCCACAAATTTCTATAAGAGAGTGAAGCCAATTTACATATATGATTATTGTATGACCCATCACATAGAGGCCTGATTATCCGAGACTGACGCAGCTGGGATCCGCTCCCTCCGCCTTGACCGGCGCTTGTGGCTGCCGCCAAACTTGAGCCTCCCAGTGTCCTTGAACCGTGCCTTCTCCGATGGGATGATCATGCACTCTGGCGGTGGGACAGGGTACCGCAGAGTGTCGTAGCAGTAGGAGTAGTACATGTACCGCTCGCGGAACCGGCGCATGGCGCGGCGCTGGGACGACGTGATGGTGGCGAAGTCCCTGGCCTCAAGCTGGGCATCCTTCGCATGGCAGCCCGAGGCCGGGAGTTGCCGGATTGGGTCGGCCATGCAGCCCTCGAGGACGAGGTCCTTGAACTCAGCCACAAATGGTGCGTACTTGTAATTGACTTTGTATCGGCCACCGGAGGTCGCCCAGTCGGAGGCGTCCCAAATGGTGGCGTAGAGGGACATGGGCTTCGATGGGAAGTCACCACCCATTGCCTCACTTTTCACTATCTCTCTAATGGGCACTTCATCCACATAAAATCTGTCAAAAGGAGAAAAGTTACACCGAATTGTTTATTAATAACGAGAGATAATTACAAGATTAGGGAAGATATCATGTGTTATCTTTGGCATGAAAGCTAGGATTGTGCATATACACACAAGCATGAAAATTCTCCAAACGTGTAGCTTGTTTGCCAGCTAGGGAATATCTAATTGTGGGAATAATTTAGGCAGAGTGCAGAAAAGTTGGGCGGCAATTCCTGTCAAAGGAATTTATCGGAAAACTACGTGCGGGACGTTCTCTAAAGTAAGCCTAAGCTACGATATTAATTAGTACCTGTGGCCCATCTCTCCTTAATGGTAAAAAATTCGATCTTTTCACTGCCACGAAAACTTGAACACGGTGGTCCTAGAAAGTATAGAGCTTTCCCATTTTCTGACAGAACCTCAGACGTTGGAACAGCTTCGCCGCTGGCCCGATTCGAGCcgtcaagagaaaaaaatttctacgtTTCTTTTAAAAGGGAGCGTAGGTGGAGAGAGACTCACATGATCTTGTTGGCGGTCCAGAGGATGCTGTAGCGATGGTATTCCTTGGTGGGATCGAACCAGAGCGTGTACCGCTCTTCCCTCCCGCGGCTCGTGCTCCCGTTCCCGTAGACGTTGGTCTGAAACCTCCATGGCTTGCCCCTTATGTTGCCCAGGAACTCTATGTCCAGCTCGTCGTGCGTCTTCTCGAACACGTCGCCGTTCGACGTCTGCACACACGCACGCGCACACGCAATCAATCAACGCGTAAACGCGCGCACGGTCTAATAAGGAAGGCGTAGATTAGGAGAACCCGCGAAGGTAATTGAGCCCGATTAATTTTGTTTATTAGTGCCTCATTAATGGCGGAGATGATTCGGCGAAGAGGAGTTTCCATTTCCGTTTTCGGTGACACGCTCCCGTTGATTACGTGCGATTCGGAACGACGCGTTTCTGAATTTTCGTTCCTCCGGTCCCCCCTGAAATCCCGGATTCGTCCCCGGAAAAATAGATGATCCGAAGACGAAAGAATCGAACGGAACTCACATAGAAAGCGACGACAACGCCGGCGGTGTAGTCGGACGGCAACTTGATCTTCGCGCTGAAGAACCCATGTTGATACATATCGGAAGAAATGAACCCGGATcctgaaaacattaaaaaaagaaaacgaaaaaaaaaccaatgagaaaacgaggaggaggacgatGAGTTTGATTATCACTATTGTAGGCGAAGTCAACGAGATCATCGCATGATCATGAAGATATTTTAACCCCGCATGTCGATGAGCATGTCGCATGTGCGCTCCGTGACTCCACAGAGACACAGAGAGGCAAACAGGCGGAGAGACACGCACCGGTGAAGCGGTCCAGGAGGATGCGGACGCCGTCGCCGGCGGGGGAGCGGACGACGTTGCCGTCGCCGAAGAGAGGCCGGTAGCCCTCGTCGAAGGAGATGGGGGTGACGTCGAAGGCGGCATCGGACGTGGAAAGGAagcagaagaagatgaagatggagaggagggagagagaaaaataggaAGGTGGTTGGTAGAGAGAGAAGCGACGGgaatgaggaggaggatgaCGATCCATGGCTTTTGTCTTTGagactttttctctctctctctcctccgtccgCGGCCTTTGCTTTCTATCGAAGCGTTCGGCCTGGTTTTTATATGGACGCCCATGCCAGCACGCACAGCtggaatttttccaattcataGGATGGCggatttgaatattttttggtTCAGCAGGTAGGTTTCGGCCGTCGTTGCATATGACGGAAATGCCCTCGTTTAATCAGGACTTATTAAGATTTCAATTCGGTCACCTACTAAATCATGCGCAATAATACTCCATGATGGAAAAGGTACATGGCTCTTGAACTATTATAGTTAGGCGTGACATCAACTTGGCTCATGTTTAATTCCTATTCACATCAAGAGACTAAATATATATCAGAATTCACATGAAAAGTCTTTTATATTTGTGAATCGGGAAACaatatcaatttggaaaatataggTTGATGCAATGTTGAAAAAAGCAAGCATCACCCGTTAGCAAAAATAATAGAACTTGTGCTGATCTCATTATCCTAAGTGTCATATGACAGgtgaatatatttcaaaatggCATGAACTTTTTTAGTCCTaagctctctttttttcccttctttcctcttcccttcattCAATTCCACACGATGGGTTCGTTCGCTCGTTCGAACCTACCGAAGATGCCAAGTTGGAAATACCataattagcaaaagaaaaagggggttGGAGCTGCCATGTCATGGCACGGTCGCCCAACCCAGCATGGCGGATGAGCTAGGGCATTTTGCTGGTGCGTTGACAACTGTGGAGCACGCACACACATGGAAGGTAAGACAACTAGAGATGACGGCGACAAAGACCTAGTCCGTGCCAAGATTTTTCTTCCATGAACATGAGCAAGTGACCATGATATGTCATGTGGGGAATAGCAACTGGCGTTCTTACTTTAAGAAAAGACAGGCACCACCCTCTCAATCATACCCGAGTTTCTTTAATCGGTTCTTGCGTCCGAAGGATGGCGACTTCTCGAGAAGGTTGCTGTACCAGTTCGGTTGCACCAGCTTCTTTGATACCCTTCTGTTTAAATCTTGCATGCGATTAAAGAATTAGGTCGTCGTCATTCACGAGAGGACATTGGGCAGGGTGATTAATTTATGGACCGCAACTTGTCCTCACGCGAGCATGACCATACGTCAcccttttatttaaatttttcccCTTGTATAATTATTTGCCCTTTTCCCCCTTATCGCCTCGTTCAATCATATGTTATCAAATCGGTTCTTGAGATAGGGACTGATGAGTCAGTTCTCTTTCGGTTCTTATCTATATtttgatcaaaagaaagaagagaggacgGCTAAAAATACCCAAAACTCATCTTTGACAAGTAATAATAATTATAGCTTAAATTCCTTTTTATCTCTCTAAGCTTACTCAGACAATcccaagaaaggaaaaaaaaaacaaaataaaaagagattaGAAGAAGAATCATCGAATCCTTTGTCAAGACAGAGTATTTTCACCCTAAAGAGTGAATTTGTATGAACGTTGTGTACATATACTTTTTGTTTAGAATTGCTTGCGTGAGAATGATGTCATGGTCGATAGAATTTGCAAGTAAACACATACGATAATTTTTTgggcaaaacaaaaatttttattctcaaattatctCCGAGGGATTTGCAGTCATTATggaaatttcattttctctaAGATTAGTATCTTCcttagaaaggaaagaaataacaaaatctcataaattaTGAGCAAT
This region includes:
- the LOC104442048 gene encoding cellulose synthase-like protein D3; translation: MDTGVHMRRMSTPGIRQVNNSRDDTDSVVSSAEFASYTVHIPPTPEYQPMYMSIETSNAEKVEDLYASNSLFTGGYNRATRSFLKEKMTDSVSNHPQMAGMNGSMCEIPGCDAKIMRDERGEDIVPCDCDFKICRDCFRDAVRGGDVICLGCKEPYKGLDMAEPEMNDGRRVSSGGMSKRERRMSMIKSRMSLKRSEMDDFDHRNWLFETKGSYGYGNAMWPKEDVDGDDDGFGNPQVLHDKKWRPLTRKVNVSPKILSPYRLLIFLRIIALALLLMWRIKHPNEDAMWLWAMSVVCEIWFGFSWLLDQLPKLCPINRTTDLGALKMKFETHSPTNPTGKCDLPGIDIFVSTADPEKEPPLVTANTILSILAADYPVEKLACYVSDDGGALLTFEAMAEAASFANLWVPFCRKHRIEPRNPESYFSLKRDPYKDKVRQDFVRDRRRVKREYDEFKVRINGLSNSIRRRSDAYNACEEIKAAKLQNKNESGEGVESLKIPKATWMADGTHWPGTWTGPAAEHSRGDHASVIQVMLKPPSDEPLRGTESTSPIDLAEVDIRLPMLVYISREKRPGYDHNKKAGAMNALVRASAIMSNGPFILNLDCDHYIYNSQAMREGMCFMMDRGGDRICYVQFPQRFEGIDPSDRYANHNTVFFDVNMRALDGLQGPVYVGTGCLFRRTALYGFDPPRVKEHGGCFSQIFKRHRSAATVASTPEVSLVENRFLGMGDSSQEEVNLLPNKFGNSVLFVESIHIAEFQGRPLADDPSVKNGRPPGALTIPRQLLDAPTVAEAISVISCWYEDKTEWGQRIGWIYGSVTEDVVTGYRMHNRGWRSIYCVTKRDAFRGTAPINLTDRLHQVLRWATGSVEIFFSRNNALLASRRMKFLQRIAYMNVGLYPFTSIFLVVYCFLPALSLFSGQFIVQSLDVTFLTYLLAITVTLCILAMLEIKWSGIELEEWWRNEQFWLIGGTSAHLAAVIQGLLKVIAGIEISFTLTSKSAGDENDDEFAELYLFKWTSLMILPITIMLTNLIAIAVAVCRTIYSIIPQWSRLMGGVFFSFWVLVHLYPFAKGLMGKRGRTPTIVYVWSGLIAITISLLWVSIKPPAGNNQIGGPFQLW
- the LOC104442050 gene encoding probable xyloglucan endotransglucosylase/hydrolase protein 30, whose translation is MDRHPPPHSRRFSLYQPPSYFSLSLLSIFIFFCFLSTSDAAFDVTPISFDEGYRPLFGDGNVVRSPAGDGVRILLDRFTGSGFISSDMYQHGFFSAKIKLPSDYTAGVVVAFYTSNGDVFEKTHDELDIEFLGNIRGKPWRFQTNVYGNGSTSRGREERYTLWFDPTKEYHRYSILWTANKIIFYVDEVPIREIVKSEAMGGDFPSKPMSLYATIWDASDWATSGGRYKVNYKYAPFVAEFKDLVLEGCMADPIRQLPASGCHAKDAQLEARDFATITSSQRRAMRRFRERYMYYSYCYDTLRYPVPPPECMIIPSEKARFKDTGRLKFGGSHKRRSRRRERIPAASVSDNQASM